The genomic window GGCGAATGGCCGCCAGCTGAAAGGGGTCTATGGTAAGGCCGTACAGCTTGGCGCGGTGGGGCTCCAGGGAATCGGGCAGGCCCTGCAGCGCCATGTCCTCTTCGGTGAAGGGGTAGTTGGCCGCACGGATACCGTATTGCATCGCCATATAAAGGCAGCTGGGCGTTTTGCCTGAGCGCGACACGCCCACCAGAATGATGTCGGCGCGGTCGTACTGCTGAGTGCGGGCGCCATCGTCGTTGTCGATGGCGAAATTAACCGACTCTATCCGGTCCTTGTAGCGGTTCATTTCCTGGATGCCGTGGGATTTGCCAACCGTATAGGTTGAGTGCACACCCAGCTCCTTCTCCAGAGGCTTGATGAAGGTCGCGAAGACATCGATCATCATGCCGTTGCACTGGGCAATGCAGGCGCGTATGTCTTCATTGACGATGGTGTCCAGAATGATGGGCCGAACCTGATCCTCTTCTATCGCCGCGTTGATCTGCAGTGCCACCGCATGGGCCTTTTCAAGGGTGTCTATATAGGGCAGTGTGACCTTTTTGAACTCGATGCCATCGAACTGCGACAGCAGGCTGTTGCCCAGGGTTCCGGCGGTAATTCCGGTGCCGTCCGAAATAAAGAATGCGGTACGTTTCATGGCGTGCGTCCAGGTTTTGGGGCCGTTGGGATGGCGGCTTAGCGGCTTGCAAACCGCTGAATTTTGGCACTATAACAGATTTTTACGTAGTTAAATTACATCCCCGGAGGCGGCGATTTTCTGCTAAAACTGCAGTATTATCCCGGCTGCTTCCGTCGTTTGCGGACAGTTTGGCAGTACTCACGAAGGGCAACAGGAGAACGCATTTTGCAGCATTATGTACAGCGGCTGGACCAGGTTGGTATGGCAGATGTCGATACAGTGGGCGGGAAAAATGCATCTTTGGGCGAAATGATCAGCCAGCTGAGTGCGGCCGGTGTCCGGGTGCCTACGGGGTTTGCCACCACGGCCCAGGCGTATCGGGATTTTCTGGCGTTTGAGGGTCTTTCGCAGCGCATCCAGGATACGCTCGAAACACTGGATGCCAGCGATGTGCAGGCGCTG from Marinobacterium aestuarii includes these protein-coding regions:
- a CDS encoding pyruvate, water dikinase regulatory protein, with the protein product MKRTAFFISDGTGITAGTLGNSLLSQFDGIEFKKVTLPYIDTLEKAHAVALQINAAIEEDQVRPIILDTIVNEDIRACIAQCNGMMIDVFATFIKPLEKELGVHSTYTVGKSHGIQEMNRYKDRIESVNFAIDNDDGARTQQYDRADIILVGVSRSGKTPSCLYMAMQYGIRAANYPFTEEDMALQGLPDSLEPHRAKLYGLTIDPFQLAAIRHERRANSRYASLDQCTLEVRTIERLFRQEQIPYINTTTFSVEEIATRIISEARLVRQI